The stretch of DNA ACTTGACccttccaccaccaccaccaccaccaccaccacccatcacTCACAGCCACAACAACACTCGATCCTTCGTCCGACGGCCGACCGTGTCCGCGACCGCATCGCTTCGGAAATGCTTATTCTTTGCCATCGCCACTGACTGCTCGTCTTGTTGGGCCTTTGCACTGCCTGTTGCCGCGCCTGTCGCCCCTTTTCGCTCCCCAGCCGGAGCGTCGCTGCTCCACCGAGCTTCGCTTGCTGGTAGCAGCCAACCCGGCCACCCGTCGACTTCCGACCGGCAGACGCCCGCTGACCAGGCCCGTCACTGCATCAGCGCCATCGCTCCGCCTGTCTGCCATCTCACGGCCGCCTGAAGCGTTCTTGCTAGCTCCGATACGATGGCTTCATCTTCGTCaaatgtcgtcggcgtccatTACCGCGTAGGGAAGAAGATTGGCGAGGGTTCATTCGGTGTCATCTTCGAGGGAACCAATCTGTTGAACAACCAGCAAGTTGCCATCAAATTCGTGAGTCTGCCCTCactctctcgcccgccctgaCGCCTATTTGCACTTCGGAATCTGACCACACCTGTGTAGGAACCCCGAAAGAGCGACGCTCCACAGTTGCGAGATGAGTACCGAACGTACAAGATTCTCGTGGGCTGCCGTAAGCACTCCCTCGCCCCTTGACCCGGAATCTCCGAATGCCCGCCAGCATCAAGAGTCGGCGTGACTGATGACATGCATAGCTGGCATCCCCAATGTCTACTACTTTGGCCAGGAAGGCCTTCAcaacatcctcgtcatcgatCTCCTAGGCCCCTCGCTGGAGGACCTTTTCGACCACTGCGGACGACGGTTCACCATCAAGACAGTCGTCATGGTGGCGAAGCAAATGCTCTCGAGGGTCCAGACGATACACGAGAAGAACCTCATCTACCGCGATATCAAGCCGGACAACTTCTTGATTGGCCGCCCCGGCACCAAGGCCTCCAACGTAATCCACGTCGTCGATTTCGGTATGGCCAAGCAGTACCGGGACCCCAAGACGAAGCAGCACATTCCATACCGCGAGCGAAAGTCTCTGTCTGGCACTGCTCGTTACATGAGCATCAACACCCACTTGGGCCGCGAACAGTCCAGACgagacgacctcgaggcccttggcCACGTCTTCATGTACTTCCTGCGGGGTGGCCTACCCTGGCAAGGCCTCAAGGCTGCAACTAACAAGCAAAAGTACGAGAAGATtggcgagaagaagcagacgacggccatcAAGGACCTATGTGAAGGTTTCCCCGAGGAGTTCTGCAAGTACCTCACCTACGTTCGCAACCTCGGATTCGAAGACACCCCCGACTACGACTACCTCCGAGATCTCTTCAGCCAGGCCCTCAAGAACGCTGGCGAggtcgaagacggcgagtACGACTGGATGAAGATCAGCAAGGATTCGGGAAAGGGGTGGGACTCGATGAAGAATCACGGCGCGGCATATCTGCACAACCCAAACGTGAGGCCCGGCCCATCTCAAATGGAACTGCACAGTGGCCATCGTCCTGGGAATACCACCTCTCACCAGCAAGCACAGAACCTCACCGTCAGCCGTTTAAACGCCGCGCAACCCCCCACTCCGTCACCGATCAAGCAGATGGGCAAGCAGAGAGATCGGCCAAGCGCGCCCGGCGCCATCCCGGGCCAGCGCACCAGCGGAGTGGGGGGTCTCAGAGACATGGCCACCCCGACTGGCTCTACTCAAGCTCAATTCCAGAACAGCACCCAGAACCTACCGCAACAGAGGGTGCCGCAGCAGGGTcccatggtggcggcgggccagcctAACCAGCGGCCCGCGGAGCCCCAGCCCAGTGGCTTCCAGAAGTTCATGAAGGCTATTTGCTGCGGCTAGTCGCCTACCTTCTGGGATGACTTCCGCACAAtacgccatcgtcgtcgtcgttacAGTCGCTGCCGGTCGCAGGTCATGCCGCCGGTGTCGACAAACTTGAATTTTCCCTCCCGTCTGCCCGGGGACTACCGAGACTTcgcttcttggcctgcgcTTCGCCAAGTCAACTCGGTTTACCACGCACTACCGAGGACTCTCGGGCAGAGGCGCGGATTCacgcaacgtcgtcgtccactATCGAGGCCGTCCAAGTATATAAGACCGGCCATGTCAAAGGAACCCCGCCGCTTTTCGAACTCACCTCCGCAAAACATTGGGGTCCACGGCGGACTCATGGGACGATTCGGCAATGGGAGAGGGCGTGGGACCGAAGTAAGCCGCGGACGAAGATCAAGGGCAGCCGGCTCCGAACTTCGCCGGCGTGCCTTTCGTAACTCATTTTATGTCTGATATTCCGTCACAAAAACCATAGTCGAGCCTCTTTCAAGGTGCAGCGCAGCAACGGCGCAGGGTGGTCACGAAGGGCAGCATGGGCTTTCATGGTGTATTTTCTCACTTTTTCCTACGACGCCTTCTATAATAAACCTTCCTAGATCCTAGACCTTTCCCGCCTCGGCAAAGTGAGGGACAAAGGTCGGACGGGACAAGGTGGGGAGGATTTCGGTAGAGGCGCAGAAAGAATCGGGCAGAGCGGTGAGGTGCGTGCAGTGTCGATGGGCGCAAGGCGGAGAATCATGTTTGTGAGCCGAGACCCATTACTAACGCAGCTATGGAGTTTTCGTCGGGTGTTCATTGCAATGGAAATAGAAGTCTTGAATCATCTCCTCGCATGCTCCTTTTCCCAAGCTCGAACAATGACATTACGTAGTTTTGGCCACAGTGGACAGTCGTACCGTGATCTCCAGCACGTCGCCGTAGCCTCCAAAGCTGATGCCTCTCCGCCCGGGCTCCGGCCATGCGCGAACGTCTAACAGTACATATTTTGCGTCATCCCACATAACAACTCCTAAATGACAAGACTCGTGGTTCAAGTGAGCTTCTGCTTGATGAAGAAGGAGCGCAGGTGGGATAGCTGCCATGCGCAGGTGATGCCGATGACAAGAAGCTGGATGACGATCCAGCGGATAACGCGAGCGTTGGTCGCTTCGGACTGGTCGCGGAACTCGGCCTCTCGCTCCTGTAATGCAAGTCAGCAAGGTGCCCAAAACCTCAGAAAGGACTGTAGCCACGAACTCTCTGGAAGACTTGCTCCCGGCGGATGTCGTTGAGCCTGGCGTTGAGGTCCTTGACACGGCCGGCAATGTCCTGGagcttgcccttgtcgcTGCTCTCGATTTGGCTGGAGTCGCCGATGGCGAGATCGAGGCGCagcttgatgccgccgttgggGCCACTCGACGAGAGCCAGCCCGAGCGACCAGAGCTGCTAGACGTGGTGAAGCAGATTCGGTGGTCCCCGGCCTCTTGGGCGGTGAAGGTGAAGCGGCCGGACGACTGTCCGCGCTGGGACACGACCCGGTGGTCATTGTCGAATACCTCCTATGCCGAACGGTCAGTACTTGCTCCGAAAAAGCCCTGCGCGCGCTCAAACTAGGCCAGCAGTGCGGAGGCGGAATATGGGAGGTGTCATACGTCGACGGAGATGAAGATGCTGATGCCGCTGTGTTGTTGCCACGAGTGCATGCGGTCGTCCCACTCCTCGGCAGAGTagtgcccgacgacgagcgtgcCCTTTGGCAGCTCCTCGAAGAAGCATTTAGAGgtcgcgccgtcgacgaagaaGTACAGCGCCTGAGCGGCTGACACGAGGGTCAGCAACGGCAGGAGGAACCTCATGTTGGccaaggggagggggcgggtCGCTGTTCGGGATCGCGCGCACAACCGATCTGAGGGGGGATCGATTGActtgaagtcgtcgtcggagtgCTCGATGTCGGATGCGGGAGACACTCTGCGCGTTGTCGATCAAGCTGCCGCGTGTGGGAAGCTGCCACGTTCAAGGAAATCGCCCGTCAGGGGTCGGTGCTCGGGTCACGTgcgcagccagccaaggCTGCGCGCAAGTCTCCAGCGATCCGCCGCTAACTTAACCAGCGACCCCAAAACTTTCGAGAGCCAGCGCGACAGCATCATCTTACCGTTTTCAATCCAACAcagaacaacaacaacaacaatacGTATCAGGCGCGCTGGCCTGAACGCGCAAAACTTGAGCCGCCTTCCACTCGCAGTCGATGCGATTGGCGATGAAATCCGCCGTCTAGAGCCCCGCGTCGACGCATCCAGACAGCATGTCTTCCTCCGATGTCCGTGATGTCCTCAAtctgcccgacggcgccgccggggcgcgACCGTCTAAAAAGCAGAAGGTGtcagcgccgaggccgagcctGAAGGGCCTGGCGCGCGAGGTGCACCAGCTTGGTGGCGACAACCCGATCGCGATAGTGCCCGAGGTCACGCAGTTCAAGAAGCGACGACTCGCCAGCCGCAAGCCTGCCGCGCGATGGGAGCTGCGGCCGTTCCGAAACTCGGGCCGCGAGGATCGTAGCTTGGTCCTGCGGCACTGGAGGCGGAAAGAAACCAAAGAGGGCCAAGAGGAGACACAGCAAGATGCAGAGCACCAGACGGGGCCCGAGATGGAAGATTCCGCCTTTGCCAAGTTCAATGTCCAAGTCTCCGTCCCTCAGTACAGCGATGATCAGTATCGGCAGTCTCTAAGGAGCGATGATTGGTCCAAGGAAGAGACGGACTACCTGATGGATCTCGTACGCGATTACGATATCCGCTGGCCCATCATTTGGGACAGATACGAGTGGAACCCGCCGGCGACCAACGGCGAAGCGAATGCAGACGGTGATGAAAGCAAAGCCGTAGTGCCCacggcgaggtcgcggaCCATGGAAGACCTCAAGGCGCGATACTACGAGGTCGCGGCGAAGATGATGGCGGCTCAGAAACCCGTCCAATACATGACACAGCCAGAGTTCGCACTGCACGAACTAATGGCCAATTTTAATGCGCAGCAAGAGAAGGCCCGCAAAGATTTTGCCATACATTCACTGTCGAGGTCCCGGGAGGAGGccagggaggaggagtcgtTACTCCTAGAGATCAAGCGGATTATGGCAAGGAGTGAGCGCTTCAACGAAGAGCGGAGGGAACTCTACAATCGTCTGGATTACCCGCGGGGAGATGCGGATATCAGCTCCCTCAAGTCGTCTGCTGGCTTGCAGGCCCTACTCCAAACTCTGATGACGGTCGACAAGACAAAGAAGCGAAAGTCCATCATGGGCGCGGATGGGGTCAGCCCAGGAGGTACCACCACGCAGCAGGCTGGCGCACAGGACTCTGCCAAGCGAGAGAGCACTGCTGCTTCAACCGGAAACAACAACCGCGAATCAATTGGAGCTgctgcgacgccgaccgGAGGCAACAAGAAGGCTgcccaacagcagcaacagcagcagcaacaacaagcgccgccgcagcagcagcagcagcagccacaagAGCGGCGCAAGCTTACGTCTCAGGAGGAGGCCATATATGGCGTCACTCGTCACGATAGGCTCGGGTCCGGACCCTCATTCAGGACTGAGAAAATCAACAAGATGTTCTCGCACAAGTCCAATCAGCAGCAGATACGTATCAACAATACGCTCAACGAGCTGGACGTCCCGAGCAAACTGGCAATGCCCACCGCGGCCACAACGCTTCAGTACGAGCAGCTCCTGGCTGCTGTTAATGGCCTTCTCGACGCACGCAAAGTCTCGGACAAGCTTGATGCCGAGATCAAGCTAGAGAGTGCAAAGAAGGCGGAGCgcgagaagacgacggcgcgcacaGGATCAGGGCCTGACGCTGAGGCGACAAAAACGGAAGCAAACGCAGAAACTGGTGGCAGTGACGAGAAAGCCGCCGAGGGCCCCAAAGAGACCGCAATATCTTCCGGCGAtaacggcaacggcgaggaGCAACCTCAGCAGTCAGATCTAGCGGACAAGGGCGATGGCGCAAATGACACACAACCGCTGGctgacggccaagacgccggGCAGGAAGAGCAAGACGATAAAGCTGATGAAGGAAAGTCGGGCAGGCCTGGAAGCAGCGGTACAAATCACAAGCGGAGCGCTAGTGTGCTGAGTGCTGTGAGCGACAAGAGCGCCAAACGACAGAAGAAGTGAAAAAGTACCTCGAAAGTACCTGTACATAGGCTAGGCCTACGCGCGGGCACCGGGGCCAAGCATCGTCTCTGGGCGCATAGCAACAAAGAAAGTCAGTATCGGCAGATAGAGAACGACGGGTGTTGGGAacgccgagcccgcggaGTTAGTTGTCTGGACGAGCGACACTTGTAGGTAGGGGACCCCTGTGGGACTAGCGAGCCTCATGGGATGGCATGTGTACGTATTAACGCGCCTCTGAACAGACAAAAATAGAAATGAAACAAAACCTCCCACATCTTGAGCGCTTGCAGAGGCAATCACCGATTCCTGTGCATTTTTGCCCCGCGAAGCGCCGTCGTCATAGCGGCCCGGCTCGACACTCCCGTCTTGGGCCAGTGAGATTCGTGTTACGTCTCGTTGGGGAGTGGGTGGGCGGCTAGGTCAAGACGCCACGCATTGAGCATAACGCTCGGGAGGGTCCTCTCCTTGGAAGCGCTTCAAGAAAGGGCAACAGCGCATAAATGAAGCGACTGGAGAGAGACGGTGTGAGGGCCGAGTGAAGACACAACACGACACGCCATGACCCCGGGTCTATATGACGTTTCATTAAGTCGGCTGCAGATCAATGGGCGGCTGCGAGAGCATGTGCGACGGCTTATTATAGAAACAAACAAGGAGAGACAGTCTAAAAAAAAACACACACAGCTGCCGGCGTCTGCAAGGGCTCCTTCATGTCGGCGGAGAGATCGAGCTGGAAGATGGACATCAAGATGGGCCCTGGATCGGGAGGGGCATGCCCCGGCGGCTCGGGTCCTGGGAGACTGCAACGTACAACGAATGGCACGGCAGGGGTGTGTGTCAGGATAAGGATACACTCACTCCTTTGTACTTTATCGAGACGCTTGGAGTTGCCAGACAGGCATTTAGGTGGGTGAGCACGATCTGACCAGTTCATCCTCAGAGCTCTAATTTGGAGGTTTGGTGTGCTACTGGATAGTAGCCAAAGTAGCATCGATGGGGCGGGGATCTGTGTAAGAGGTTGGACGGACATTACGATACCTCATGAGTCTCTTCAAAGCCGGCATGGAGAGCACCAACATTCGTGCAGTGGGGAGGGCCCAGCACACCGAGAATTGGTTGGATTCGGAGAAAGATACCCAGTAACCGGTCTCTACAGGTATTTACTCTTTAATGCCTCTAAGAGGAGTTCAAAAAGCTCACAGTCTTCAGGCCCCAGCGGGCAGCGCTCAACGCCTCACGGCACGGGCCCGCAGTAGGCTCCAGAGTCTGCAGCACCCCTGGTAACTACGCACCACATGGATAGGCTGCCTTACACCTAAGCAAGAAGGCACTGGAAAGGCCGCTTCGTTCAGAATAACAGTCGCACTCAATCGCACAAACCCGGACACGACGTTCTGCCCCTTGCCAATCGTCAGGTTGATCCATCATCGCCTCCGCCACGTTCCGAACATTCACAGGCGCGGTTTCTGATTTCCCCTCTGTCCGCATTCTTATTTGGCATGCTGCAAGAACCCTCAGTCGCAATGCCTGATCCTGATACGTCATCACAAGGTTTGCAAACACTCATGGAACGGCAGCCTGACGACTTTTGTCGCCTCATGCCCAGTAACGGGGACACAGAACAGCGAACCGAATTCTTCTCGCGATATTGCCAGGCCAAGGCCTACCCGTCCATGGGCGGGGTCGTCCTTGGCTTCTTCACTGCCGTCCAGCTCAAACAGCTTGGCCTCTCCAACATGGAATCAACGTCGCGCTCACATGACGATGCAGAAGAGGACAACCTTGCCCTTTCCATGATGCGGCAGGGCGCGCATTGGTGGCCGACTTGGGACCTATACCAGCGCCACCGCGACCGCTTTATTGACAAGCTCACACCATATGGCTTCCACTTTCCGCCACGTATCAATGTAGGTTACCCTTCTTCCGGCAGTGGGGTCTGGGTCTTCAAGTTCTCGGAAGACATAATGGGTCTCGGTGGCGGTGAGGCTGTCGAGCCTACTCTGGAGTGTATGCCAGAAGGCTGGTACGAGAGGATCAATATGGCGATCACTGCCGATGAGAGGTGCGAGGTTCTCAAGTCATTTGGTGCCAAATTTTATGAAATAGTGGAAGAGTGCGAAGACATTCCAAGAACCCTTGAGGAAGGGCGTCTCAGAGGGGAAAGGTACGAGTTGCTGCTGCGTAAGATGGAAGACGATGATTATCTAGACAGTTGGCTAGAATATTGCGTGACGGATACGGATTGAGAGGCTCTCGCTGCAATGGCTGTCAGTATAGAGTTTGTAGAACGACGCCATACAAGTCGCGCCCGCGCTATACCAATACTATTCTGCATTACAGCTGGATTGTAGGCGCTGCATTAATGCTTGGATTGCATGGACAAGGTGGGTAAGTAAGACTACAGGCATCGTTGACATAGTAGCCTCGCCGATGAAGGCCAATCAAAGGTGATGAAGTCATCGAACAAGGGCTCCTATAGCATGAGATGGACTTGCACGGGACATATGAATGGTGGTCGGCGCTCCCACCGGAGATACTtcgatgatggcgggcaCACAGGGTCTAACTGCGCTTAAACGATGCCGCTCAGGTCCCCCGGCGCCTGGTAAGGCCTGCGAGCTATTGGCGGAACCAACCCACacagccggagccggagccgatAACAGCAGAAAGTGGAGGTGAGGtgcggcgatgctgcttTTCAGTGGTGTGGTTGAGGAAAAGGGAAGCACCCGTGGGACACGGGCCGACACCCCAGAGGCGCCCGAACCAAGGTCAGGGGAGCCAGTAAAAATAGATGGACGGGACATGGTTACCGCGTGTTGAAGGacgcacggcgccgccacggtaCCAGGATGAGCGTCACGTTCGGCGTCATGTACGCAGAGAATCTACAGAGGACGCTCTGGCACGCGGCAcagacgatggcgatgtGCAAGCAAGTGGTCGTGGCCTGGGCGGATGGGGCTCGGAAACGTTCCAGAAACGGCCGTGCCAGTCAGTGGTTTTGCTTTGCCTGGCGCTTATTTAGCGGGCGGCTATCAGGCCTGCGACAGGTTGTGGCTTGAAGGTTcagctgggcctgctgctggtgctgttggtCCCTGCTGCGTGCCCACGCCCCGGGATGACGCGACGGAGAGGACGAGCATTACATGAGATGAGTTTATTCTGGGAATGGAACTAGACAGTCTAGATAGCGCTAGAAGCGGTGATGGTTTCCTTGGCGATGCACGTCACTCGCCGAGTCGATGAATGGACATCGTGACGATGGACGTTGGTGTTAGGCCGCGGGTTGAGGCTCTGGGCCCTGGGGAGTGCCTGCGCGGTGTTGTTGGCTGCGCTAGACGATGCGAGAGCCGGTTTATCTGATGTTCCCTTCCAGAGTCCAGACCTTTGACCGAAGCTATGAAGCGCGGTGCCAGGTCTTGAGCGATGGCAATGCTTGCTGGTATCGTGCCATGTCCCCGAGGAGCGATTTGTCTGTTCAGCTACTAATTCGCTACCTGTCTATTTTGCTGTGCCTAGCCGGAGATGGATTCCCTTCCGTTGGATAGGCCGTGCCTGGCTGTTTGTTGAGGCAAGCGCCATCCCGTCCCGAAGCCGCGTGGGCAATTTCCCCAGGATGAAGTACctgcgtacttcgtatatacAGGACGCAGTACGCAGTACCAGTACGAACCCGTCTGGGCAGGAGCCTGAGAACAGGGCATGGGAAAGAGCGAGGGGCGGAAAGCGGAACAAAGCAGTCCGACCCCCTTGCCACCCGGTCTCTTCTGCGCCTTACtatcctcttcctctctcgcGTGGCGCGGCATCAAATCAGGCGCCTCAACCTCCAAGCGACCGATTCCTATGCGACGCACGCACTGGCGtggggcggcgtcgcgacgGCTCTCCCATCTTTTGCTGTCCTGCAGCCAACGCACACACCAAGAaaagctgctgccgcccaacCAACACCCATCCCCACACATGCGCGCACACGGCACGGCAGGGCAACACAGCAGCAGTAGCCCATAAGTCCTGATGGAGTGCCACATTCCTCCAGTCGACGGGACGAGCCTTTCCTGTTCGTGCTGACAGATCAAACGACTTGGCTGATGGGAACGGAAGCGCGACGACACAcccacggcggcatcgggcgGCTCGATGAGGAACCACTCTAAGCAAGCAGCCGCATTGGCGCCGAGGCAGCTACCATTGGCGGCGACAGGACGACCGACGTGTGAGCGCGAGCATCAATCAGGGGTGCGCAGCACGTTCCAGGAATAGCAGCCACACCTCCACCACAAGGGCGCCTGCAGTGGTGGCCCAACCGCCCAACCGACATCAACTGCGACCGCACCACCTCTGCAGCCTCTGGGGCCTGCTTCACTCGGCCATTTGCTGCCTTCCCAGCCCTGACCAACGAGCTGGCAATCCTGCGCGAGGGTCGACGAAACAAGCTGCTGTGCGTCAACGGGGCTCACGCCGTCAAGCTATCCCGGCAGCCCAAAAGAACCATCAGCGTGCAGAGTCCCGGACCTGCTCTTGATTCAGGGTCCAAAGTGGCCTGTCGAACGTCAAAGTAGCTGCTCTTCAACTCGGTAGGTCCAGGTTTGCGAAATCATCGCCATTCCAGACAGTACTGTGTATGACCTGCGTCTGGAAGGCGCTGGGTTCGCTGCCAGCCTCTGTTCCAAGGAGCCGCCTGGCTGTCCGAGCTAGACGGGGCGACTGTGTTGAACCCTTGTCGATACTCATATTGTTGCGACCGGCGTTaagctccgccgccgacgatcTTCAGCCGCCTTGTACGGACCACGATTCCCAATCGGGGCTGCGGATGATACTGGTCGCGGTCGGTCCTGTGTTGACCATCCAGCCATTTGCCAAAAAGTGTCATATTTGCGCAAATGTCCCTCGTTGCGTTACGAGGTTGAAGCTCAAAAAAccacgggcgcggcgggaggcTGTGCTTCAAGATAACCAGTAAAAGTGAGTCAACGCCCACTGccacgacggtgacggtggcaGATCGGCTGGTGGCTGCTGGGCCGTGTACGAGGACCACGGCGCCCAGCAAAAGATCCCGCCATGCCAATGAGCTCGGTCCAGCATTGGCGAGGACCGCCGTTGCCCGTCCGGGCAGTGTCGCTGCTCAAACGCCGGGTACAGGCGGTGAGTCGGGAGCAGCTGTGCCTTTGCGCAATTCCTGTGCGACCCCAGGCATCTCTCTTTCTGACCGCACGGTCATCTCTTTTGGTGCACCAGCGATTCCTCCAGGTCAACGTGACCGCGTGACGGCTTGAAGAGCCATGCCGCGTTGATAGAAATGGACCCATCGAGCCTAGCGACCTTCGCCTCGGCGCTTGGAGCCCCATGGAAGGCGGTCTTGGGGCGGCAACAGCCGTGCGAGGCAGGGTAGGGGGTCTGGACTCGTTGCAAACTATGCCTGGAACAAGCGCTGCACCAAGGCCCGTGCTGACGGGATGACTTGCACCACTGGCGGTCCGTTCTCGGCACCACCGACGGCTGAGGACGCCCAGTGCTTCACCAAGGCCAAGTGCCGGCTGCGACCCTTTTACGGAGGACATGGCCAAGCGACACAACTACCCGAGAGACCCTTACTGGCGACCAATGGCTAATTGATCCAATTTCTAGTGAAGAGCTTGCCGCTTGATGTCAAGGTCGGACCCCGATCCTGTTCAATTTCTATGCCTCGGTTGTTTTGCACGGGCTGCGAAGCTCTTGGCCGGGAGCTCTCCATTGCGGACCCTCGCCAACTTGCTCTTGGCCCTGGGGACCCCAACTCAGACCAGATTGGTGCGTGGTTGCAAGTGGGCTCTGACGATGACTTACAGTATGTGCCGCGTAACGTACGGCGCATTCTGCGACGAATTGCATTGGACCGTCAGCTCCAACGGCCTGATGACTCGGTTTCCACCCTGCCTGGTTCCGTCGTGGGTGTCCCAGGCCTTTGGGCATGCCAAGCTAACCACTCGGACCTGGTCTTCCAACCCGAGTTGGCGTCTCTGGATGAGCGCAAGGTCTGAGGAGACTAGCGTGCGCGGCCTGGCACAGCCGCGAGTgacccgcggcggcgatacGAAGCGGCCATGTTAGACGCGGCGTTAAACCGACATTACGTCGGGCGAC from Purpureocillium takamizusanense chromosome 6, complete sequence encodes:
- the SWC4 gene encoding swr complex subunit (EggNog:ENOG503P02A~COG:K~BUSCO:EOG09262OLP); its protein translation is MSSSDVRDVLNLPDGAAGARPSKKQKVSAPRPSLKGLAREVHQLGGDNPIAIVPEVTQFKKRRLASRKPAARWELRPFRNSGREDRSLVLRHWRRKETKEGQEETQQDAEHQTGPEMEDSAFAKFNVQVSVPQYSDDQYRQSLRSDDWSKEETDYLMDLVRDYDIRWPIIWDRYEWNPPATNGEANADGDESKAVVPTARSRTMEDLKARYYEVAAKMMAAQKPVQYMTQPEFALHELMANFNAQQEKARKDFAIHSLSRSREEAREEESLLLEIKRIMARSERFNEERRELYNRLDYPRGDADISSLKSSAGLQALLQTLMTVDKTKKRKSIMGADGVSPGGTTTQQAGAQDSAKRESTAASTGNNNRESIGAAATPTGGNKKAAQQQQQQQQQQAPPQQQQQQPQERRKLTSQEEAIYGVTRHDRLGSGPSFRTEKINKMFSHKSNQQQIRINNTLNELDVPSKLAMPTAATTLQYEQLLAAVNGLLDARKVSDKLDAEIKLESAKKAEREKTTARTGSGPDAEATKTEANAETGGSDEKAAEGPKETAISSGDNGNGEEQPQQSDLADKGDGANDTQPLADGQDAGQEEQDDKADEGKSGRPGSSGTNHKRSASVLSAVSDKSAKRQKK
- the ERP1 gene encoding emp24p/erv25p- protein (SECRETED:SignalP(1-16~SECRETED:cutsite=AQA-LY~SECRETED:prob=0.9524)~EggNog:ENOG503NVYE~COG:U~TransMembrane:1 (n3-11c16/17o187-207i)): MRFLLPLLTLVSAAQALYFFVDGATSKCFFEELPKGTLVVGHYSAEEWDDRMHSWQQHSGISIFISVDEVFDNDHRVVSQRGQSSGRFTFTAQEAGDHRICFTTSSSSGRSGWLSSSGPNGGIKLRLDLAIGDSSQIESSDKGKLQDIAGRVKDLNARLNDIRREQVFQREREAEFRDQSEATNARVIRWIVIQLLVIGITCAWQLSHLRSFFIKQKLT
- the YCK2 gene encoding Non-specific serine/threonine protein kinase (EggNog:ENOG503NV9M~COG:T), translating into MASSSSNVVGVHYRVGKKIGEGSFGVIFEGTNLLNNQQVAIKFEPRKSDAPQLRDEYRTYKILVGCPGIPNVYYFGQEGLHNILVIDLLGPSLEDLFDHCGRRFTIKTVVMVAKQMLSRVQTIHEKNLIYRDIKPDNFLIGRPGTKASNVIHVVDFGMAKQYRDPKTKQHIPYRERKSLSGTARYMSINTHLGREQSRRDDLEALGHVFMYFLRGGLPWQGLKAATNKQKYEKIGEKKQTTAIKDLCEGFPEEFCKYLTYVRNLGFEDTPDYDYLRDLFSQALKNAGEVEDGEYDWMKISKDSGKGWDSMKNHGAAYLHNPNNLTVSRLNAAQPPTPSPIKQMGKQRDRPSAPGAIPGQRTSGVGGLRDMATPTGSTQAQFQNSTQNLPQQRVPQQGPMVAAGQPNQRPAEPQPSGFQKFMKAICCG
- a CDS encoding uncharacterized protein (EggNog:ENOG503P7YH) codes for the protein MLQEPSVAMPDPDTSSQGLQTLMERQPDDFCRLMPSNGDTEQRTEFFSRYCQAKAYPSMGGVVLGFFTAVQLKQLGLSNMESTSRSHDDAEEDNLALSMMRQGAHWWPTWDLYQRHRDRFIDKLTPYGFHFPPRINVGYPSSGSGVWVFKFSEDIMGLGGGEAVEPTLECMPEGWYERINMAITADERCEVLKSFGAKFYEIVEECEDIPRTLEEGRLRGERYELLLRKMEDDDYLDSWLEYCVTDTD
- the YCK2 gene encoding Non-specific serine/threonine protein kinase (EggNog:ENOG503NV9M~COG:T), with the translated sequence MTCIAGIPNVYYFGQEGLHNILVIDLLGPSLEDLFDHCGRRFTIKTVVMVAKQMLSRVQTIHEKNLIYRDIKPDNFLIGRPGTKASNVIHVVDFGMAKQYRDPKTKQHIPYRERKSLSGTARYMSINTHLGREQSRRDDLEALGHVFMYFLRGGLPWQGLKAATNKQKYEKIGEKKQTTAIKDLCEGFPEEFCKYLTYVRNLGFEDTPDYDYLRDLFSQALKNAGEVEDGEYDWMKISKDSGKGWDSMKNHGAAYLHNPNVRPGPSQMELHSGHRPGNTTSHQQAQNLTVSRLNAAQPPTPSPIKQMGKQRDRPSAPGAIPGQRTSGVGGLRDMATPTGSTQAQFQNSTQNLPQQRVPQQGPMVAAGQPNQRPAEPQPSGFQKFMKAICCG